A region of uncultured Anaeromusa sp. DNA encodes the following proteins:
- a CDS encoding MetQ/NlpA family ABC transporter substrate-binding protein: MRKLTVLWLALGLVALLLAGCGGAAKDNAPPEKKTIKVGVSAGPHAEIMEEVKKVAAKDGLEIQIVEFNDYMTPNIALSQGDIDANSYQHQPWLDNQIKDRKYEFVAAGKTVIFPMGIYSKSIKQISELKDGAAIGIPNDPANSGRALALLEKAGVIKLKQGVGIKATVADIVENPKHVKISELDAAQIPHSLVDLDAAAINTNYAIVAGLIPTKDSIALEDSNSPYANLIVVRTKDKDDPVFQRLLKAYHSPEVKKWIEEKYKGSFVPTW, translated from the coding sequence ATGAGAAAACTAACAGTATTATGGCTGGCTTTAGGATTGGTGGCGCTACTGTTGGCCGGTTGCGGCGGAGCAGCAAAAGATAATGCACCGCCAGAGAAAAAGACGATCAAAGTGGGGGTATCGGCGGGGCCTCATGCGGAAATCATGGAGGAAGTTAAGAAAGTGGCTGCCAAAGACGGCTTGGAGATCCAAATTGTTGAATTTAACGACTACATGACGCCGAATATTGCTTTGAGTCAAGGTGATATTGACGCCAACAGCTACCAGCATCAACCTTGGTTGGACAATCAGATTAAAGACAGAAAGTATGAATTTGTTGCGGCAGGCAAAACTGTTATTTTCCCCATGGGTATTTACTCGAAAAGCATTAAGCAAATTTCCGAACTTAAAGACGGAGCTGCTATCGGTATTCCCAACGATCCGGCCAATAGCGGCCGCGCCTTAGCGCTTTTGGAAAAAGCCGGCGTAATTAAATTGAAACAAGGTGTGGGCATTAAGGCGACTGTGGCGGATATTGTGGAAAATCCGAAGCATGTTAAAATCAGCGAACTCGATGCGGCGCAAATTCCCCACTCCTTGGTAGACTTGGATGCGGCCGCTATCAACACGAACTATGCCATCGTAGCGGGGCTGATTCCGACGAAAGACTCTATTGCCCTGGAAGATAGCAATTCTCCCTACGCCAACTTGATCGTGGTGCGTACCAAAGACAAAGACGATCCGGTATTCCAACGTTTGCTAAAAGCGTACCATTCGCCGGAAGTGAAAAAATGGATTGAAGAAAAATATAAAGGATCTTTTGTGCCTACTTGGTAA
- a CDS encoding methionine ABC transporter permease: MSPQIVEALLLSLWQTVQMVAVSAAIAALLGIPLGVLLLTTDKGHILENLLLNRILGAIVNATRSVPFIILMVAIIPLTRLLVGTSIGTVAAIVPLTLAAIPFVGRLIEGALREVDYGLIEAAQSMGASPWEIIRKVLLPEALPAVVSGLTITVVSLIGFSAMAGVIGGGGLGDLAIRFGYQRFRPDVMAATVVILIIMVQAVQIFGDSLSRKVNKK; encoded by the coding sequence ATGTCGCCGCAAATCGTTGAGGCCTTGCTGCTTAGCTTGTGGCAGACGGTTCAAATGGTTGCTGTTTCAGCGGCCATTGCCGCCTTGTTAGGCATTCCGCTGGGCGTGCTTTTGTTGACAACCGATAAGGGGCATATTTTAGAAAATCTGCTTTTAAATCGGATTCTCGGAGCCATTGTCAACGCAACGCGCTCGGTCCCGTTCATTATTCTTATGGTGGCGATCATTCCTTTGACCCGTCTTCTTGTGGGCACTTCCATCGGTACGGTAGCGGCGATTGTGCCGTTGACCCTGGCAGCCATTCCTTTTGTGGGGCGGTTGATAGAAGGCGCGCTAAGGGAGGTTGATTACGGTTTGATTGAGGCGGCCCAGTCAATGGGGGCATCGCCGTGGGAGATCATTCGCAAGGTTTTGCTGCCGGAAGCGCTGCCTGCAGTAGTTTCTGGGCTGACCATTACGGTGGTGTCGCTTATTGGCTTTTCTGCGATGGCCGGTGTGATTGGCGGCGGTGGTTTGGGCGACTTAGCCATTCGCTTTGGTTATCAGCGTTTTCGCCCAGATGTAATGGCGGCAACGGTTGTGATTTTGATTATTATGGTGCAGGCGGTTCAGATATTCGGAGATTCCCTTTCTCGCAAAGTGAATAAAAAATAG
- a CDS encoding methionine ABC transporter ATP-binding protein: protein MIKLTDIKKTYAGAKEVHALQGVNLEVEKGEIFGVIGLSGAGKSTLIRCINMLERPTEGSVVVDGQELTTLSTDELRNVRKKMGMIFQHFNLLSSRTVYENIAFPLELEGKSQREIEAAVVPLLELVGLSDKRNHYPAQLSGGQKQRVGIARALANNPKVLLCDEATSALDPQTTKSILQLLQDINRKLKLTIVLITHEMQVIKEICHHVAVIENGQIIEQGQVLNVFTAPQSATAKAFISSVISTNLPEEAWAARPLSPEPFLHSEMVVRLTFLGESANEPVIARLVRQLDVEASILFGNVHYIQGVPFGIMIVSLAGSQERLAKILPYLETQDVKTEVLGYVAANR, encoded by the coding sequence TTGATTAAGCTTACAGACATAAAGAAAACGTATGCTGGCGCCAAAGAGGTTCACGCGCTCCAGGGTGTCAACTTGGAAGTGGAAAAAGGAGAAATATTCGGCGTTATTGGTCTGAGTGGAGCTGGCAAAAGTACGCTCATTCGCTGCATTAACATGCTGGAACGGCCAACGGAAGGCTCTGTTGTCGTAGACGGGCAAGAACTGACGACTCTGTCAACTGACGAATTGCGGAACGTCCGCAAGAAAATGGGCATGATTTTTCAGCATTTTAATTTGTTGTCTTCGCGGACCGTGTATGAGAATATCGCCTTTCCCTTGGAACTGGAGGGGAAGAGTCAAAGAGAAATTGAAGCGGCGGTTGTGCCGTTGCTGGAACTTGTAGGTCTGAGTGATAAGCGCAACCACTATCCGGCTCAACTGAGCGGCGGTCAAAAACAACGCGTAGGCATTGCCCGGGCGTTGGCCAATAACCCCAAGGTGCTTTTGTGCGACGAGGCGACGTCGGCTCTAGACCCGCAGACAACCAAGTCGATTTTGCAATTGCTCCAGGACATTAACCGGAAATTGAAGCTGACCATTGTACTGATTACGCATGAAATGCAGGTTATCAAAGAAATTTGCCATCATGTAGCGGTGATTGAGAACGGTCAGATCATCGAACAAGGACAAGTTCTTAATGTATTTACCGCTCCTCAGTCAGCAACCGCCAAGGCGTTCATCAGCTCGGTCATTAGCACGAATTTGCCAGAAGAAGCATGGGCTGCGCGGCCGCTTTCACCAGAGCCGTTCCTGCACAGCGAAATGGTTGTGCGCCTGACTTTTTTGGGCGAGTCAGCCAACGAGCCGGTTATTGCTCGCTTGGTACGGCAGCTTGACGTGGAAGCAAGCATTCTGTTTGGCAATGTTCATTATATTCAAGGGGTTCCTTTCGGGATTATGATTGTATCTCTTGCAGGCAGTCAAGAACGGTTGGCTAAAATTCTACCGTATTTGGAAACGCAGGATGTAAAGACGGAGGTGTTGGGTTATGTCGCCGCAAATCGTTGA
- a CDS encoding pyridoxamine 5'-phosphate oxidase family protein: MTVLAQQVIDVVNQFGKIGVLATADGKGQPNEAYFGTAGILPDGSFSVVLGNSRTLKNLQENPKAAYLVLSESPVTFATKGWRLYLRVRAIQEEGELLVSTREKIAEKIGAEAAAQLQAAVLFDVTEVRPLIDIP; the protein is encoded by the coding sequence ATGACAGTATTAGCGCAACAAGTGATCGACGTGGTAAACCAATTTGGTAAAATAGGGGTGCTGGCTACGGCGGACGGCAAGGGACAGCCGAATGAAGCTTACTTTGGCACGGCGGGAATTTTGCCGGACGGTTCTTTTTCAGTGGTGTTGGGTAATAGCCGGACTTTGAAAAATTTGCAGGAAAATCCTAAAGCTGCTTACTTAGTTTTGAGCGAGTCTCCTGTGACTTTCGCTACTAAAGGCTGGCGGCTTTACCTTCGGGTGCGCGCTATTCAAGAAGAGGGAGAACTTCTTGTTTCGACACGAGAAAAAATTGCCGAGAAAATCGGCGCCGAAGCTGCCGCGCAGTTGCAGGCCGCCGTTCTTTTTGATGTTACAGAAGTGAGACCATTGATTGATATTCCTTGA
- a CDS encoding NifB/NifX family molybdenum-iron cluster-binding protein produces MGQRVAVASSDGEQIDLHFGQAYQFYIYDLDDSGYSLVEVRKAAGLLTHNADEIARKTAVLQDCDALFAAKIGLGAIKQLAGQKIRIFETPFAMKAVLSKVVEKNILGGKG; encoded by the coding sequence ATGGGGCAGAGGGTGGCGGTTGCCAGTTCGGACGGAGAACAGATTGATCTGCATTTTGGCCAAGCGTATCAGTTTTATATTTATGACTTAGACGATAGCGGGTATTCCCTGGTAGAAGTGCGCAAAGCGGCTGGTCTTTTGACGCATAATGCGGACGAAATAGCAAGAAAAACGGCGGTTTTGCAGGATTGCGACGCTCTTTTCGCTGCGAAAATAGGATTGGGTGCAATAAAGCAGTTGGCGGGGCAAAAAATTCGTATTTTTGAAACGCCTTTTGCCATGAAAGCGGTATTGTCAAAGGTAGTAGAGAAAAATATTTTAGGGGGCAAGGGCTGA
- a CDS encoding nitrogenase component 1, with the protein MSTFIEQPRYSCALGAQQSVVAIKRAVPVVHAGPGCSVKICRFIGQGEGYAGGSTIPCTNASETEIVYGGEGKLRSVIDGALQVIDADLYVVLTGCTSDIVGDDVGSVVGEYQRQGKPLVYVETGGFKSSNYVSHELVVNAIIDQYVDVRCADKTKEQGLVNVFASLPDQDPYWHGNLEEIKRILEGLGLQVNILFGAGSGGIAEWKTIPKAQANIVVGAWAGLGSAKYLQEKYGTPYVHFPYLPIGGRETTKFLRQVAEQLDVDAQQADAFIAVEEEKFYMHLERTAEFMLEFRYGLPRRFYTILDASYAVGFGKYLLNELGILPAKQFVVDNTPEEFQEDIRKEFLHISDARAADVYFLNDGGAVQEEIRKDEHTKRALILGSGWDRDLAKDIGADLLIVSPPVFYRLTLNCGYAGYRGGLRVIEDIYDRVLDTYR; encoded by the coding sequence ATGTCGACGTTTATTGAACAGCCGCGCTATTCGTGCGCCCTAGGAGCGCAGCAATCAGTGGTCGCCATTAAAAGAGCGGTTCCTGTCGTTCATGCGGGGCCAGGGTGCAGCGTGAAAATATGCCGTTTTATTGGGCAAGGGGAGGGCTATGCCGGAGGAAGTACTATTCCTTGCACCAATGCTAGCGAAACCGAGATTGTCTATGGTGGTGAAGGTAAGTTGCGCAGCGTCATTGACGGCGCTTTGCAAGTAATTGATGCTGATTTATATGTAGTGCTCACAGGTTGCACGTCAGATATTGTCGGTGACGATGTCGGCAGCGTTGTGGGCGAGTATCAACGGCAAGGAAAGCCGCTTGTTTATGTGGAGACAGGTGGTTTTAAAAGCAGCAACTATGTCAGCCATGAGCTGGTTGTCAACGCCATTATCGACCAATACGTCGATGTGCGCTGCGCCGATAAAACCAAGGAACAAGGTCTGGTTAATGTCTTTGCCAGCTTGCCGGACCAAGATCCCTATTGGCACGGCAATTTAGAAGAAATTAAGCGAATTCTTGAAGGCCTAGGCTTACAGGTGAATATTCTTTTTGGCGCCGGTTCCGGGGGGATTGCGGAATGGAAGACTATTCCCAAGGCGCAAGCCAATATCGTTGTGGGAGCTTGGGCGGGTTTGGGGAGCGCCAAGTATTTGCAGGAGAAGTACGGCACGCCGTATGTGCATTTTCCATATCTGCCGATCGGAGGCAGGGAAACGACTAAATTTTTGCGCCAAGTAGCGGAACAGCTAGATGTGGACGCGCAACAAGCCGATGCTTTTATTGCAGTTGAAGAAGAAAAATTTTACATGCATCTGGAACGAACGGCGGAGTTTATGCTGGAATTTCGTTATGGCCTGCCGCGGCGGTTCTATACGATTTTAGATGCTTCCTATGCCGTTGGTTTTGGCAAGTACCTTTTGAACGAACTGGGGATTTTGCCGGCGAAGCAGTTTGTTGTCGACAATACGCCGGAAGAATTTCAAGAAGACATCCGCAAGGAATTTCTTCATATCTCGGACGCTCGTGCAGCAGACGTTTATTTTTTGAATGATGGTGGTGCGGTGCAAGAAGAAATACGAAAAGATGAACATACGAAGCGAGCACTTATTCTAGGCAGCGGTTGGGACCGAGATTTAGCTAAGGATATAGGCGCCGATTTGCTGATTGTTAGTCCGCCGGTGTTTTACCGGCTTACTTTAAACTGCGGCTATGCGGGGTATCGAGGCGGGCTGCGGGTCATTGAAGACATTTATGACCGGGTGCTGGATACGTACCGGTAA
- a CDS encoding nitrogenase component 1, whose protein sequence is MGKIDLDAAEVPIREIRLGSITGYQGSAAELVRCGHAGTLQDSGRSFSQCMGCGSGNALCQLSMIQDAVVVNHAPVGCAGDFFNYNFVYRVGQMERKLQPKIGRYFNTNIEENDTVFGATEKLAATVRAAYERVHPKAVFITTSCASGIIGDDVGGVADELTEELGIPVVACFCEGFKSKIWTSGFDSAYHAVVRKIVKASKGKTNKVNVINFWGSHVFDEILEPLGYEAQYILPFSTVAQLETISEAAATIQVCPTLGSYLGAALEQVYGVPEIKAAPAYGIAATDKWLRELGRVLDREAEIETLIQKEHARVLPELERYRKLFQGKRAYLTAGAAHGHSLISLLRELGLDVTGVAIFHHDPLYDNGTKESDALAHTVQTYGDIGRYNVCSKQAYELMNILNRVRPDIFIARHGGMTIWGAKLGIPTLLVGDEQFSFGYQGLLNYAERISEIFDNKEFVTNLAKHSTIPYTDWWLQQDPFHFLGGELHVDVY, encoded by the coding sequence ATGGGGAAAATCGATTTGGATGCTGCAGAGGTGCCGATTCGTGAAATTCGCTTGGGTTCTATTACGGGCTATCAAGGCAGCGCGGCGGAATTAGTGCGGTGCGGGCATGCGGGAACTTTACAGGATAGCGGCCGGAGTTTCAGTCAGTGTATGGGCTGCGGTTCGGGCAATGCTCTTTGCCAACTGTCCATGATTCAAGATGCCGTAGTGGTAAATCATGCGCCTGTAGGCTGTGCTGGGGATTTTTTCAATTACAATTTTGTTTACCGCGTAGGCCAGATGGAACGAAAACTGCAGCCGAAGATTGGACGCTATTTCAATACCAATATTGAAGAAAACGACACGGTTTTTGGCGCGACGGAAAAGCTGGCGGCGACGGTTCGGGCGGCTTATGAGAGGGTGCATCCTAAGGCTGTTTTCATTACCACTTCCTGTGCATCCGGCATTATTGGCGACGATGTAGGCGGTGTAGCGGATGAGCTGACCGAAGAATTGGGCATTCCAGTTGTGGCCTGCTTTTGTGAAGGTTTCAAATCAAAGATTTGGACCAGCGGCTTTGATTCGGCCTATCACGCGGTAGTCCGCAAAATAGTGAAAGCGTCCAAGGGAAAAACAAATAAAGTCAATGTCATTAACTTCTGGGGCAGCCATGTTTTTGATGAGATTCTTGAGCCTTTGGGGTATGAAGCGCAGTACATATTGCCTTTTTCTACAGTGGCGCAGTTAGAAACGATTTCCGAAGCGGCGGCGACCATCCAGGTTTGCCCGACGTTGGGCAGTTATCTGGGGGCTGCGTTAGAGCAGGTGTACGGCGTACCGGAAATCAAAGCCGCACCGGCGTACGGAATTGCTGCGACAGACAAGTGGTTGCGCGAATTAGGGAGAGTGTTAGACCGTGAGGCGGAAATAGAAACATTAATTCAGAAAGAGCATGCAAGAGTGCTGCCGGAGCTGGAGCGCTACCGCAAGCTTTTCCAAGGCAAACGGGCGTACTTGACGGCTGGCGCGGCACACGGCCATTCTTTGATTTCTCTTTTGCGGGAATTGGGCTTGGATGTAACCGGCGTTGCGATTTTCCATCACGATCCACTTTATGACAATGGCACGAAAGAATCGGATGCGTTGGCGCATACGGTGCAGACGTACGGCGATATAGGGCGATACAACGTATGCAGCAAACAGGCGTATGAGCTGATGAATATTTTAAATCGAGTGCGGCCGGATATTTTTATTGCCCGCCACGGCGGTATGACGATCTGGGGCGCCAAATTGGGGATTCCGACATTGCTGGTGGGAGATGAACAATTCAGCTTTGGCTATCAAGGACTTTTGAATTATGCGGAACGAATTTCAGAAATCTTTGACAACAAGGAATTTGTTACGAACTTGGCTAAACACAGCACCATTCCGTATACAGATTGGTGGCTGCAGCAAGACCCATTTCATTTTCTGGGAGGTGAGCTGCATGTCGACGTTTATTGA
- a CDS encoding MetQ/NlpA family ABC transporter substrate-binding protein produces the protein MLQSRRWKLVVAALSLSLAVGIVGGCGGAKKEDAKGTGKAEITVKVGAASVPHAEILNFIKPKLKQEGINLEVIVPDNEDQLNPSLKDKQIDANYFQHIPYLDSVAKEKGYDFVSVAKVHVEPIGFYSQKIKNIAELKDGAQIAISNNPSNEYRGLILLEKNGLIKLKPGVTQYAGTPKDIVENPKHLKFIEVDPGQLTRALPDVDGAVINTNRILEAKIDPKSALFREEADSPYANILAVRKGDENRPEIKKIAEYLLSPDVKKFIQDKYGVAVVPAF, from the coding sequence ATGTTGCAAAGTCGTCGGTGGAAGCTAGTAGTAGCCGCGTTGTCGCTATCGTTGGCCGTGGGGATTGTAGGAGGATGCGGCGGCGCTAAGAAAGAGGATGCTAAAGGAACGGGAAAAGCGGAAATAACCGTTAAAGTGGGAGCCGCCTCTGTGCCGCATGCGGAGATTTTGAATTTTATTAAGCCTAAGCTAAAGCAGGAAGGCATTAATCTGGAAGTCATCGTGCCTGACAATGAAGACCAATTGAATCCATCTTTGAAGGACAAGCAAATTGACGCAAACTATTTCCAACATATTCCGTATCTTGATTCGGTGGCCAAAGAAAAGGGCTATGACTTTGTTTCCGTTGCCAAGGTGCATGTCGAGCCGATTGGCTTTTATTCGCAAAAAATAAAGAATATAGCCGAATTGAAGGACGGGGCGCAGATTGCTATTTCCAACAACCCTTCCAACGAATATCGCGGGTTGATTCTGTTGGAAAAGAACGGCTTAATTAAGCTGAAACCTGGCGTGACCCAGTATGCCGGAACCCCGAAGGATATTGTAGAAAATCCAAAACATCTGAAGTTTATTGAAGTAGATCCGGGCCAATTGACACGCGCTTTGCCTGATGTGGATGGCGCGGTCATTAATACGAATCGGATTTTGGAAGCAAAAATCGACCCGAAATCAGCTCTCTTCAGAGAAGAGGCGGATTCTCCGTACGCTAATATTCTTGCGGTCCGTAAAGGCGATGAAAATCGGCCGGAGATTAAGAAAATTGCCGAATACTTGCTGTCACCGGATGTGAAGAAATTCATTCAAGATAAATACGGCGTAGCGGTAGTGCCTGCATTCTAA
- a CDS encoding methionine ABC transporter permease — MSDDLLDLLLVGSGETLYMVLLSTFFAALIGLPLGVLLVVSQKGHVLEAPRFNKVFDTVINIVRSFPSIILIVVLLPLSRLLVGTTLGTNAAIVPISIGAAPFLARIIENCLQEVQIGKIEAALAVGATPWTIIIRVLIPEALPSLIRGVTIAIIAIIGFTAIAGAIGAGGLGSLAIRFGYLRFRDDVMLTTIVILVILVQAIQWGGDLAARRINRKRYKFD; from the coding sequence TTGAGCGATGATTTGTTAGATTTGTTGTTGGTCGGCTCTGGCGAAACCTTGTATATGGTGCTGCTATCCACGTTTTTCGCAGCGCTCATTGGCTTGCCATTAGGGGTTCTTCTGGTAGTTTCGCAAAAAGGGCATGTGCTGGAAGCGCCTCGCTTTAATAAGGTGTTTGACACGGTGATCAATATTGTTAGGTCGTTTCCTTCTATTATTCTTATTGTGGTTCTCTTGCCTTTGTCTAGGCTGCTTGTGGGAACGACGCTGGGAACCAATGCGGCGATTGTGCCTATTTCCATTGGCGCCGCTCCGTTTTTAGCCCGGATTATTGAAAATTGTCTGCAAGAAGTGCAGATAGGGAAGATTGAAGCAGCTTTGGCGGTAGGTGCGACTCCTTGGACAATCATTATCCGGGTTTTGATACCGGAAGCACTGCCGTCGCTGATTCGCGGGGTTACGATTGCCATTATCGCCATCATCGGCTTTACAGCGATTGCCGGAGCCATTGGCGCCGGAGGGCTTGGCAGCTTGGCCATTCGTTTCGGCTATTTGCGATTCCGGGATGATGTCATGTTGACGACGATTGTGATTTTGGTGATTCTTGTACAAGCAATCCAGTGGGGAGGTGACTTAGCAGCCAGGCGCATTAATCGCAAACGGTATAAATTTGATTAA
- a CDS encoding ATP-binding cassette domain-containing protein yields the protein MIAVKNVSKVYSTPQAKVQALQDVSLEIEAGDIFGIIGFSGAGKSTLVRCLNRLEEPDSGSIIIDGQEITALDKGQLRLARRKIGMIFQQFNLLDAKTVFENVAFPLEVSGYPKAQIRARVEEILELVGLQDKANAYPLQLSGGQKQRVGIARALSNEPTVLLSDEATSALDPQTTYSILELLKSINEKLGLTIVLITHELDVLKHICNNMAVMERGQIVEKGTVEKFFFNPESDTAKSFINILEGFQAKRIFREGEGI from the coding sequence ATGATTGCCGTTAAAAATGTAAGCAAAGTATATAGCACGCCGCAAGCCAAAGTACAGGCATTGCAGGATGTAAGCTTGGAGATTGAAGCAGGAGACATCTTTGGCATTATCGGTTTCAGCGGTGCTGGCAAGTCTACCTTGGTGCGTTGCCTAAACCGGTTAGAGGAGCCGGATTCAGGGTCAATAATCATTGATGGTCAGGAAATTACCGCTCTAGACAAGGGGCAGCTGCGGCTGGCCCGGAGAAAAATCGGCATGATTTTTCAGCAGTTTAACTTGCTTGACGCTAAAACGGTCTTTGAAAATGTCGCCTTTCCATTAGAAGTTTCGGGCTACCCCAAAGCGCAAATCCGGGCCCGCGTGGAGGAAATTCTTGAGTTGGTTGGGCTGCAGGATAAGGCGAATGCATATCCTTTGCAATTGAGCGGCGGCCAAAAGCAGCGCGTCGGCATTGCAAGAGCCCTATCGAATGAGCCGACAGTGCTTTTGAGCGATGAAGCTACGTCAGCGCTGGATCCGCAGACAACCTATTCCATCCTAGAGTTGTTGAAAAGCATCAATGAGAAGCTAGGACTGACCATCGTACTGATCACCCATGAACTGGATGTGTTGAAGCATATTTGCAACAATATGGCGGTGATGGAACGCGGGCAGATTGTAGAAAAAGGAACCGTAGAAAAGTTTTTCTTTAATCCCGAAAGCGATACCGCAAAAAGCTTTATCAATATCTTAGAAGGCTTTCAGGCTAAACGCATCTTTCGAGAGGGGGAAGGGATTTGA
- a CDS encoding uroporphyrinogen decarboxylase family protein has translation MSSRKTILSVIQPTEAQPSGRLPVALLSGGTWSFLQKGLDLKDVLEKPELAAPVLEEVNQTVQSDIIWPGSGYHNLPVHVFGGKLKFREHGNIDIIQSAFASLADLDKAEVSLLDKHPWIVSVRQMIQEVNQRSGAEYLIGTSSWGPFTLAGQFYGVENLLGGLYKDKAGIRALLDFITELCYQYLAPAIVRGAKLISIAEPTASGDLISRRHFDEFVAPYLQKLIARLKQDGALIALHICGNIQDRVGLAPDLGVDLLSVDFKVDLSKAAHELAGRTALAGNLNPVLLREGTPDSIARETTRILQEAGNWPRFVLMPGCDVPARVPLENLQTFFAIGRQWQKSAA, from the coding sequence ATGAGTTCGCGTAAAACGATTTTGTCGGTGATTCAACCAACAGAAGCGCAGCCGTCGGGGCGGCTGCCGGTGGCATTGCTGTCCGGCGGGACCTGGTCGTTTTTGCAAAAAGGTTTGGATTTGAAAGATGTCCTGGAAAAGCCGGAATTGGCAGCGCCGGTTCTGGAGGAGGTAAATCAAACGGTGCAATCGGACATCATCTGGCCCGGATCCGGGTATCATAATCTACCGGTGCATGTGTTTGGCGGCAAACTAAAATTTCGCGAACACGGCAACATCGACATTATACAATCGGCTTTTGCCAGCCTGGCTGATTTGGACAAGGCGGAGGTTTCTTTGTTGGACAAGCATCCCTGGATTGTTTCCGTGCGCCAAATGATTCAGGAAGTGAATCAGCGCAGCGGTGCTGAGTATCTGATTGGTACTTCCAGTTGGGGACCGTTTACGTTGGCGGGACAGTTTTATGGCGTTGAAAATTTGCTGGGCGGTCTTTATAAAGATAAGGCGGGAATTAGGGCGCTTTTGGATTTTATTACCGAACTCTGCTATCAGTATCTGGCGCCAGCTATTGTTCGGGGCGCTAAACTGATTTCTATTGCCGAACCTACGGCGTCGGGAGATTTGATCTCCCGCAGGCATTTTGACGAATTCGTAGCGCCGTATCTGCAGAAGCTGATTGCTCGGCTGAAACAAGACGGCGCGCTGATTGCCCTGCATATTTGCGGCAATATACAGGACCGTGTAGGATTAGCGCCGGACTTGGGCGTGGATTTGCTTTCGGTAGACTTCAAGGTGGATTTGAGTAAAGCCGCCCATGAATTGGCTGGACGTACCGCGTTGGCAGGCAATTTGAATCCGGTGCTGCTGCGGGAAGGGACTCCCGATAGTATTGCTCGTGAGACCACCAGAATTTTACAAGAAGCGGGAAATTGGCCGCGCTTTGTCTTGATGCCCGGCTGCGACGTGCCGGCTCGGGTGCCTCTAGAAAATCTGCAGACTTTTTTTGCCATAGGACGGCAGTGGCAAAAGAGCGCGGCCTGA
- a CDS encoding ABC transporter permease, which yields MTRKTKDRVVLVVIILALWKGFTQFGNLDTLLYPSPETVAGLLWEDRALFLESLRSSFVLLIGGGLLAVITAIPLGLVVGWYRRLYEVSEPLMNLLGPVPPIVYIPYAIALLPTFQGASIFIIFIGAFWPLFLNTVIGVRGVERGLLYSARTLGVSQVTMLWRILLPGALPQIFAGGMISLVMSFILLTAAEMIGATSGLGWYVKNFADFADYPRVVAGIVVIGAVVSVLLVFYNALQAYLLRWRPVRRD from the coding sequence ATGACGCGCAAAACAAAAGACCGAGTGGTTTTAGTGGTTATTATTTTGGCGTTGTGGAAAGGGTTTACGCAATTTGGCAATCTTGACACCTTGCTGTATCCCTCGCCAGAGACAGTGGCCGGACTGTTGTGGGAGGATCGGGCGCTCTTTCTGGAAAGCCTGCGCAGTTCCTTTGTCTTGCTGATAGGAGGAGGCTTGTTAGCGGTAATTACGGCTATTCCTTTAGGCTTGGTGGTGGGATGGTACCGCAGACTGTATGAAGTATCAGAGCCGTTAATGAATCTTCTGGGCCCAGTACCTCCCATTGTATACATACCTTATGCTATTGCCTTGCTGCCGACCTTTCAGGGGGCCTCCATTTTCATTATTTTCATCGGCGCTTTTTGGCCGCTCTTCTTAAATACGGTTATTGGCGTAAGGGGTGTGGAAAGAGGACTTCTTTATTCAGCGCGTACTTTAGGAGTTAGTCAGGTGACGATGCTTTGGCGCATTTTGCTGCCGGGAGCGTTGCCGCAAATTTTTGCCGGAGGCATGATTAGCTTGGTTATGTCCTTTATTCTGCTTACTGCTGCTGAAATGATCGGCGCTACCAGCGGCTTAGGGTGGTACGTAAAAAACTTTGCCGATTTTGCCGATTACCCTCGCGTGGTGGCTGGCATTGTGGTCATTGGCGCTGTAGTTTCAGTATTGTTAGTCTTTTACAATGCCTTGCAGGCCTATTTGCTGCGTTGGCGGCCGGTGCGGCGGGACTGA